The following DNA comes from Polynucleobacter sp. MG-6-Vaara-E2.
GGAAATGGAAATGCGCCTTGCGGGCGGTGACGTTGCGCTTGAAGGCGATGATGGTGACGAAGACGCTGCATATGCACCGATACAATGGCTTGCTGACAACAGTCAAGAGCCTACAGAGCGGATTGCCCTTGCGGAGTCTAATGCATTACAAGGCCCTAAATTAGATCAAGCATTAATGGCCTTAGATGAGCGTAGTCGCAATATCGTGCAATCACGCTGGTTGGCCATGGATGCTGATGGCAATGGCACTAAAACTTTGCATGATCTTGCCGCTGAATATGGCATCTCTGCAGAACGTGTTCGCCAAATTGAAACTGCTGCACTCAAAAAAATGCGCGGCATGTTGCAATCTGAAGCAGCCTAAAAATTCATTCGCCGCTGCAGTTATATTTCTTTATTTTAGAAGCTCTTTCAAGTCATGCGCCAAGGTTTCTGGGCCTTGAGCATGCTTGATATACAGGCGCAGTCGCCCCTCAGGGTCAAAAGCATAACTACCTGCAGCGTGGTCCATGGTGTATGAGCTTGGGCTATTTCCCGGCACCTTCTTATAGTAAATCTTGAAGTCCTTGGTAACTTTTTCTAATGCTGCTTCATCTGCAGGACGCAAACCTAGAAAACGTGCATCAAACGATGGAACATACTGTTTCAAGATTGCTGCAGTATCACGCTCAGGATCAACTGTTACAAATAACACCTGTACTTTATCTGACTGGGTGCCCAACAGCGTCATCGTCTGCTGCATCTCCGTCAAAGTAGTTGGGCAAACATCAGGGCACTGGGTGTACCCAAAGAACATCACAACAACCTTACCCTTAAAGTCAGCAAGCGTTTTCACAGCGCCATCAGGATCTAGCAAACTAAAGTCTTTGCCGAAAGCTGTGCTACCTGTGATATCAATATTTTTAAATTCAGGCTTTGGACTACAAGCCCCCAACAACAAGATGCAGAGTGCAATACAAATATTTCGCAAAAAATGGATATTCATCTCAAAGGAAGTAGTGATCTATTAGCAATGCTGCAAAGAGCAAAGACAAATAGGTAATTGAAAAGCGAAAGGTCTTCTTAGCCAAAGCATCACTATAAGAAATAAACAGCGCAACCACATAAGCCAAGAACATCAACCCTAGAATGATGGCTGAAATCAAATACACCATGCCACTCATTCCATAGATGTAAGGTAGTAAAGTCGCAGCAACCAAAATCAAGGTATAAAGCACGATATTGAGCAATGTAAAACGCTCACCATGAGTCACTGGAAGCATTGGTAATCCCGACTGCACATAGTCATCGCGACGATATAAAGCCAGAGCCCAAAAATGTGGGGGCGTCCAAACAAAAATAATGAGTACCAAAAGCCAGGCTTCAGCCGAGAGGGTATTGGTTACTGCCGCCCAACCAAGTGCTGGAGGCATTGCGCCAGATAAACCGCCAATCACAATATTCTGTGGAGTAGCAGGCTTCAGCAGCCAGGTATAGATCACTGCGTAACCAACAAAAGTTGCCAACGTAAGCCACATCGTCAATGGGTTACAGAAATTCCACAGAATGATCATCCCCAGTGAACCCAGAATGATCGAGAAAACAATAATATGAAACGGCGTCACTTCACCAGTAGCTGAGGGGCGCCATGAGGTGCGCTTCATCTTGGCATCAACTGCCTGCTCAATTAAACAGTTCACTGCGAATGCAGCGCCTGCCAATAACCATATCCCAATAATGCCGCCAAATAAAACTGGGTAAGGAACCATGCCTGGGGTTGCCAAGAACATACCAATTACTGCACAGAAGACCGCGAGTTGAGTCACCCTGGGTTTGGTTAAAACCCAGTATTGGCGCCAACGTGGCATTACTACTGCTTCGGATGTATTTGCTGCATTCATAATGACTTCCAAGAAGCCCAATAACCCATTCTGACCAAACAGAATACCAAAGCAGCAGAACCAGCAGTATGGAGCAAAGCTGCTAGCAGGGGCCACTGAAATACCACGTTTGAAATACCAGTCAGAATCTGCAAAGCAAGTAATGTAAATAAGAGTTTGGCAAAGCGTTTGAGGCCGGGGGTTGCTGATGTAGATAGGTTCAAAGCTCGCCAGCCAAAGAATGAAAATACGACCAATACCAACACTGCAAATAAACGATGCGTCCAATGAATGGTCTGAAGAGCAACTGGAGAAATAAAATCACCCTGAGCGTTTAGGCCTAACTGGCGCCACAAGGTAAAGCCCTCCGAGTAATTGGTTTTAGGCCATGCCGCACCTAGACAAGTCGGGAAATCTGGACAAGCTAATACAGCGTAATTAGTGCTAACCCAAGCACCCAAGAAGATCTGAATGCCAAGAGCTATAAAAGCGATCAACAACAAAGCAGCTGGTAATGGTTTGACACCTAGCGTACGTACTGCAGAAATTTTTTCTTCCCAAGCCTGTTGGGCATATGCGGTTAAGCAAGCGAATAGCACAAGAGCCAACATCAGATGAATCGTCACAATAATGGGCTGCAACTTCAATGTGACAGTCCATGCACCAAATGCCCCTTGAAGGCAAACCAATATGAGCAAACCCATACTTCCAAATAGGGGGGCTTTGCCTAAGGTTTTCACTTTATTAAATGCCAAGGCCACTTGCACCAAAATCAGGGTGCCTACAGTCATCGCTAAATAACGGTGAATCATTTCGATCCAGGCTTTCATAACGGTTACAGGGCCGCTTGGCAAGGCGCTCTCAGCTTGCTGTATATCACTCAAGGCATGAAATGGATTGGATGTACCATAACAACCAGGCCAATCAGGACAGCCGAGACCAGAGTCAGTCAATCGAGTGAAGGCACCAAACACAATTAAGTCAAAGGTCATAAATACCAAGACCCAATTGAGTTTCTGAAAAAAACTATAGCCAGGCCTGGTCCAAAGATAAGCCAATGGTAGGCCTGCAAAGACAACTGCGATAGCGGCAAGCTCTAGGAATAAAACAATACTGGGCATTACAATCTCTCACCCTTATGATTTAACTTCAAGAGCTTTTCCAAATCCTTCTTCATGCTAGAAAATTCTTTTGGAGAGGTGGTAATCGGAAAGTACATCATCTTTGCCGGACTTGGATCAATCAACTGAATCTCTTTTCCAGCGCCCTCTTTATTAAGCCAGGCATCAAACTCCGCACGAGACTTCGGATCCGCAGGTAATGACACCACCTTAAGCCCTGCCGTCTTCTCGTCATAAGCCTTTGCTAATTCAGGATCTACTGACTTGCCATCGGTGTTGACCCAAACGAGCTGAACGCGCCCGCTTTCTCTTCCCATCGCCACTCTTGTTTGACGCATGAGAAATAGCGCTTCTACGCATTGCTTATCTTTCAACTGACATTCACTTGCAGGCCGCGCAACCAATAAAGTCCATTTACCTTCCAATGGCACATCAAGCCAAGCGCTATTGAATTCTTGGGCTGGATACACCAGGGTGCCGAAATTGGTTTTTCCACCCTCAGGCTTAATCACGTAGTACGCAAAATAGGATGCAATCACAGGACTTGCACATGCAAGTAATAGCAAGAGCATCTGAATGCGCCCTCGGCGAGTCCGAGCATTGATTGCCGATGAATCCATCTGAGAAGCCGGAATTAATAACTCTTGATCACTCACACCTAAATCCTATTCCCCGTTCCCTGACGCCTATATTGACGCAGGCCAGTAATCAGCCAAAATAAAAATCCGCAAACTGCCAAGGCAAACCACTGAAATGCATAAGCATAATGGCGATCGACCCCACTTGTCAGGGGTGCCCACTCTCTCAATAGGCCGTCTTCCATGCCAACCTTTTCTTCACGCAAAATAAATGGGGCTTGAGTCCAGCCACGTAGATCGCCTTCGGCCACTAAGTTAAAGTTTTGTTCAATTTTTGGCTTGTCAAGACTGGCCATAGGCCTGCCATCACCTAACTCATACACCTTGCCCGGATGAGCAAAGACGATTCCTTCAACATTGACAATCCCAGTGGGAGTTTTGATTGGTGGCAAAGTTTCTCGATTTTCATTATTTCGCGGAGCCCAGCCCCGATTCACCCAAAGCACCTCATCGCGATCCGTTAAACGTAATGGCATCATTAGATAAAAGCCAGACTGTGAAGAAGTGGTGCCAGCAGCCGGAATTGGTCTTGGGCGGTTATCCAACCAAATGGCAGCTTCTGGAATGTATTGGCCCCGAGCGACCATGCGGCGCTCACTAGCCTCTTCAAGAGCCCAAGTTTTTGCATTAGCACTCAATATCGGCATCTGTTGTCTGGCCAATAAATTGGCTGCCAAAGCAATTTTAGTATGAGCCCTAGTCAACTGCCAAAAACCTGCCCCACACCCAAGCGCAATGATCAGCAAGGCTGATACAGTAGCAACTATGCGCTTTGTCACAAGACTGTGAAAGAGGCTATTTAAAGGTTTCAAGATAAGGATTTTGAGATGAAGTGGATTATTCCGATTGTCCTACTAATGATCGTTGCTAGCTTGGGCTCAGCACTTTATTACATGATGAAAGATAGGGGTAATAGCGCCAGAATGGTTCACTCCCTGATGCTACGCATTGGCTTATCGGTTGCACTATTCCTAGGCATTCTTCTAGCCCACTACTTTGGCTTTATTGAGGCAACTGGCATTAAGGTTGGAACACACTAAAGAATACAAAACAGGCTGAGGCTATAAAACAAATCGGGGCTTCAAGCCCCGATTTTTATTCTACTTACATCCAGTAAACAGCGATGTACAAACCAAGCCAAACAACATCAACAAAGTGCCAGTACCAAGCGGCACCCTCAAAGGCAAAGTGGTGTTTAGCTGTGAAGTCGCCACGAATCATGCGACGCAAAACAATCGCTAACATTGTGCCGCCAAGGAAGACGTGGAAGCCGTGGAAGCCAGTCAACATAAAGAAAGTTGAGCCATAGATACCTGAAGTCAATTTCAAGTTCAATGCATGGTAAGCATGGTAGTACTCATACATTTGAAAGCCTAAAAAGATTGCTCCTAAACCAACCGTTGCAGCCAAGCCAATGATGGCCTTCTTCATGTGATTCTCAACTAATGCATGGTGAGCAATCGTAATCGTCACACCAGAGCTCAACAACAACAATGTGTTGATGGTTGGAACGGGCCAGGGACCCATGGTGGTGAATTTCTCAACCAAACCAGCAGGACCATCGTTAGGCCAAACCGCTTGGAAATCAGGCCATATGAGCTTGCTTTCAACATCACCCATCCAAGGCATCGCGATATTGCGAGCGTAGAACAAAGCCGCAAAGAATGCGCCGAAGAACATGATCTCAGAGAAGATGAACCATGCCATTGACCAACGATAGGAGATGTCGACGTTAACGCCATTCTTACCAGCATTTGACTCTGCAATCGTGTCACCAAACCAGTTATAGAGCACGTAGAGAACAAATGCGACTCCAGTCAAGGTAAGCGGTCCACCCCAAGAGGCGTGGTTTACCCAGCCAGATATACCAAAGGCAAAACCAATCAGGCCAAACGCAGCCATAGCTGGATGCCTAGATAGTCCAGGGACGAAATAGTGTGGGGTTGAATTGGATGACATCTTATTCTCTCTATTCAATCAAAAAATAATCAATGGGACACAACTGCTTTCACTATTAAGAGCAGGACGGCCATAAAAATTAAGGCTCCAACAACACCCGCAATAATAATGTGTACAAAACTTAATGATGCTACATCTTCCTGCAAACCTGACTTCTTACGCACTCCTAAAAAGCCCCACATGACGGCTTTCATAGACTGCATAAAACTACTATTCTTCTTCACGAAACTACCTTTGACTTTGGAGCGGGCGGAGTACCACCCAATCCCAACTCAAAGAATGTATAGGACAAGGTGATTGTTTTCACATCATCCGGTAAACCTGCATCAATGACAAAGACCACTGGCATCTTCTTAGTTTCATTAGCTGCCAAGGTTTGTTCTTGAAAACAAAAACATTCCAACTTCGTAAAAAACTCTGTCGCGCTTTTAGGTGCGTAACTCGGTATTGCTTGAGCCCTCACTGAGCGATTTTGATTGTTAGTGACTTCATAAACAATCTCCGTCATCTCACCAGGATGCACTTCTAAAAAATTCTTCACTGGCTTAAAGGTAAACGGGCCGCGACTATTGGAGTCAAACTCAATGGTTACTGTACGAGCATAGTTAACTTGGGTGTTGCCAACCTTGTTGGGACTGAATGCTCTAACGCCATAATCATTCTTGTTCGTTACAACATTGATACCTGTCACTTCACATAGAGCCTTGTACATTGGAACTAAGGCATACCCAAAACCAAACATCATCACTGCAGCAATTAAGAGCTTAATTAGGATTTGACGATTGAGCGACTGAGTAGAAACCATTGCAAGCAGCAGGCGTTAACCTAAAAAACTCCGTTTAATCACAATACCAATAAAAAAGGTCAAGACGATACTCAAAAGTACAAACCCCAGCCTGCGATTATTTGCAGCTAGGGCTTGTTTATTTGAAGAATTAAATTCCTGCTTCACGCATCTGCTCTGCACTAGGCGGAGTTTCAAAAGTGTGGTGAGGTGCTGGTGAAGGTACTGTCCACTCAAGACCTTTGGCGCCATCCCATGGCTTCATTGGTGCTTTTTCACCTTTACCGCTATACGCAGGCAACACCACGAATAACAAGAAGTAAACCTGTGCCAGACCGAAACCCAAAGCACCGATAGAAGCGATCATGTTGAAGTCAGCGAACTGAGTTGGATAGTCAGCATAACGACGTGGCATACCAGCTAAGCCCAAGAAGTGCATTGGGAAGAAGGTGATGTTAAAGAAAATCATGGAAGCCCAGAAGTGGATCTTGCCGCGAGTTTCATTCGCCATGTAACCAGTCCACTTAGGGCACCAGTAGTAGAAGCCAGCAAACATTGCAAACAATGAGCCTGCTACCAATACATAGTGGAAGTGAGCAACTACGTAGTAAGTATCTTGTACGCCGATATCGATTGGCGCCATTGCCAAGATCAAACCGGTGAAACCGCCCATCGTAAATACGAAGATGAAGCCGATAGCCCACAACATTGGAGTTTCAAAAGTCATTGAACCTTTCCACATTGTTGCAACCCAGTTAAAAATCTTCACGCCAGTTGGAACAGCAATCAACATTGTTGCGTACATGAAGAACAACTGACCGGTTACCGGCATACCAGTGGCAAACATATGGTGAGCCCAAACAATGAATGACAAGATCGCAATCGATGCCGTTGCATAAACCATTGAGCTATAACCAAACAATGTCTTTCTGGAGAAAGCAGGAACGATTTCACTGATGATTCCGAAAGCTGGAAGAATCATGATGTAAACCTCTGGATGACCAAAGAACCAGAAAATATGCTGGAACATGATTGGGTCACCACCGCCAACAGCAGAGAAGAATGAAGTACCGAAATGGCGATCAGTCAAAACCATCGTGATTGCACCAGCCAATACAGGCATTACAGCAATCAATAAGTACGCAGTGATCAACCAAGTCCAACAGAACATTGGCATCTTCATCAATGTCAGACCAGGAGCGCGCATATTCAAGATGGTGACGATGATATTGATCGAACCCATGATGGAAGATGCACCCAACAAGTGGAGAGAGAAAATTGCCATGTCCATGCCAGGGCCCATTTGCGAGGTCAATGGAGCATAGATAGTCCAACCACCAGCAGGAGCACCGCCAGGGACCAAGAATGAACTCAACAACAAGGTTGCGGCCACTGGAAGAATCCAGAAGCTAAAGTTGTTCATGCGAGCAAATGCCATATCAGATGCGCCGATTTGCAAAGGCACCATCCAGTTAGCAAAACCAACGAATGCCGGCATGATTGCACCGAACACCATCACCAAGCCGTGCATGGTTGTTAATTGATTGAAGAACTCCGGACGGAAGAATTGCAAACCAGGCTGGAACAATTCCAAACGAATTCCCAAGGCCATCACGCCGCCAGCTAATAAGCTAATAAACGAGAAGATCAGGTACATCGTGCCGATGTCTTTGTGGTTGGTTGCGAACAACCAACGACGCCAACCATGTGGCGTGTGATCTTCATGTGCGTGATCGTGTGCGTGATCGTGGGTAGTAGAGACTGTGCTCATGAATTACTCCGGTTTCGTTTTATCTGTATTAGTTAATCTGAATTACTGGCCGCGTGCGGTAATAATTTCTTGGGTCTGAATCACTTCACCCGTCTTATTACCCCATGAATTACGAGTATAGGTAATGACTGCGGCAATATCGCCATCAGAAAGTACGCCTGCCCATTTCGGCATTGCATTTTTACCGTTTAACAAAATGTTGAATTGACCAGCTTTAGGACCATTCACCACTTTGCTGCCATCCAATGCTGGGAACGCGCCCGCACCTTTGCCATTTGGCTGATGACATGCAGCACAGTTTGCTGCGTAAACTTTTGCACCGCGCTCTTTTTGCTCATCCAAGGTATAAACCTTTGAAGGATCATCACCGCCAGCGCCCATTTCTTTCTTCTTCTGTGCAACCCAAGCACTGTAATCCTCTTGTGAAACTACTTTCACAACAATCGGCATGAAAGCATGCTCAGCACCGCAAAGCTCAGAACACTGACCGCGGAATGTACCAATCTTGTCAGCCCTAAACCAGGTATCACGAACAAATCCTGGGATCGCATCTTGCTTAACGCCAAATGCCGGGATCGTCCATGCGTGAATAACGTCGTTCGCCGTTGTAATCAAGCGAACCTTCTTACCAACAGGGACAACCATTTCGTTATCCACTTCCATCAAATAGGTATTTGATTTTGGCGCTAGGTTGTTAATCGCTTCACGTGAAGTAGACAAGGTAGACAAGAAGCTAATGCCTTCGCCTTCGCCTTTAATGTAGTCATAACCCCATTTCCACTGATAACCAGTGGTCTTAATAGTGATGTCAGAGTTAGTTGTATCTTTCATAGCTACAACTGTTTTAGTTGCAGGCAGTGCCATACCAATCACGATGAGCAAAGGAATGACTGTCCAAATAATTTCAACAGTTGTGCTCTCATGGAAAGAGGCTGATTTATGACCCAAAGATTTACGATGTTTCAAAATCGAATAGAACATGACACCAAATACGCCCACGAAAATAAGCGCACAGATCACCAACATCATCCAGTGAAGCCAGTGGATCTCTTGCATGATTTTGGTTGCTGGAGCAGCGAAATTCAGCTGGTTTACAGCTGGACCTCCAGGCATGTTTTCTGTGGCGTGTGCTAAAGCAGTGCCGAAGGCTGCTACTAAATAGAGCGATGCCCTAGTGACTTTTCCAAATAAATTCATCTTATTCTCTGTTGATTGTCATGAGCACAGCAGCAAAAAATGCCACAAAATGCTCAAAATGCGGTCTCAAGCCAATACTTCCAGCGGTGATTATAGGGTTAATTAAGCTCAACAACAAACAGGGATAACCCACCTCCATCCAATCTTGGTCAAGGTTAAAATGATAGTAAGCACTTACACTTAAGCAGAATATTACCTAGTCTTGCGCCCAATTTGATTTATATCAATATAAGCAACGCTATCCTGCGCTTTTGCAAGATGCTTGCCAATAGCCCAAGCGTGTCCATAAACCACTTCCAGAGTGAGTTTTGGAGGTAAATCAGTCATTTCATTGCTTGAATTCGAGGCTGAATCTCCTAACTTCAAAGTCTGTACATCAGCTATTAGTAGCGCTGAGTTTTCATAATCTAATGTCAGATATTCCATATCCATCACGGGATCTGAAAAGCGCTCAGCCATCAAAACATCGCCCATATCATGCATATCCCAAGGGCTCAATAAGTTTTTGATCTGAAAGGGGAGTGGTCCGACTGAGCGTAACTCTTTCCCGGTATCTGGCCCTAGATAGCTAAATGCAATCAAACCACCCTCTCGCAGTACGCGCCAACACTCCTGCAAAAAATGCTTTGGGTCAGCAAGATCATGCAACAAGAGATCGCTCAATACCAAATCAACAGAATTATCAGGAAGATCAAATTTACCTGTACTGAGATAACTAGAAATTAGGTTTGAATGAGCGGAGCGAAATAAAGAGCGCCAATTTGCCAAGATCTTTGCAAGCCATAACTGAGAGGTAGATGAACCCTCTTCTGCAATGCTGTGAATACGCGCATGAGGAAAACGTTTGGCAAAAGTAGCCAAATGCATTCCAGGAAAATCTGGCACCACTAAAACATCTCTGACATCTAATTTAACAATATCGAGTTTTTGCAGCATACGGTCTGCAATTTCATCTTGTAACCATCTGATCGGCTGGGTCATTGGCTCAGTATACTCAGCGCCCCATGCAATTTCTAGTGAATCTTCTTGCATCAATTAGTACACATCTATTACCAACTGCATGCATTATTTGTCAGCAGTTTCAAACTGAATCGATTTGCGCTACTTGTCTTAGTACATTAGAAAATAAGAGCCTGATTCACTATGAATGTTGCCACCAGTGCGGCATCCCGCTTCAAGTTCGAGAGCTCAATAAAAAACGTTGTAGCTGCTGCGTAAAGCATCCACCATTTTTTGATGAGACCTATTGCCTTGATCGCTATGAAGGGATTTTGCAAGATGCCCTTCATCAACTGAAGTACCAAAAAAGAATTGTCTTTGCATATGGTCTTGCAAAAGCCTGGGATCACATTCAATTTCACTTACAAGAGCAATGCCAGGCTGACTACTTGCTCCCTGTGCCACTGAGTACCGAGAAATTACTGTCACGGGGATTTAATCAAAGCTGGGAATTGGTAAGAAGAATTCAATATGGGCGCCCTGCAAAAAAGCTACCCCATGCCATTAAGCGTCATCATCACTCACATCACCAAGCAGGTAACACTCTGAGCGTAAGACAAGATGCTGTTCAAGAGATGTTTTATATTGACTCTCAATACGTGAATCGTTTGGCGGGTAAAACGGTCATTGTGTTTGATGATGTCATGACTAGCGGAGCTACGCTCAATGAAATTGCGCGGATACTCAAAGCTAATGGAGTAGTACGCGTAATTAACTGGGCTCTACTCAGAACCACAAGACTGGCTTAATAACTAGTTATCAAATTAGAATGCAGTATGTTTAATATTGTTTTATTCGAACCCGAAATACCACCCAATACTGGCAATATCATTCGCCTGTGCGCGAATACGGGCGCAAAACTTCACCTCATTGAACCATTAGGCTTCCCAATGGAGGATGCTAAATTGCGTCGCGCCGGCTTGGACTATCACGAGTTTGCCAGTATCAAAGTTCATGCGAATTGGGCGCAATTTATGCAGAGCGAAAAGCCTGAGCTTCAACATCTCTTTGCATTAACGACTAAAGGTAGTGGTCAGTTTCATGCAGGCAAGTACAAGCCGAATGACTACTTTGTTTTTGGATCGGAAACTAAAGGCATCACAGATGAAGTGCGCAACTCTATCCCCGCTTCAAATCAAATGCGTCTTGCGATGCAAGACAATAGTCGCAGCTTAAACTTATCTAATACTGTGGCAATTGTGGTTTACGAAGCTTGGCGTCAGAATGGTCTTATAGGCGGCAAGTAAAGCTCAAAGACTAAAGGGGTTTTAAGTCTCTATTTTTGGATCGCGACCCATGAGTTTTTTAAGCGCCTCTTTGGGCGTGAGATTGCTTGATAACACTTCACCCATCATTGCCGTAATCGGCATCTCAATATTTAAGCGCTTTGCTAGATCACCTACAG
Coding sequences within:
- the coxB gene encoding cytochrome c oxidase subunit II, translated to MNLFGKVTRASLYLVAAFGTALAHATENMPGGPAVNQLNFAAPATKIMQEIHWLHWMMLVICALIFVGVFGVMFYSILKHRKSLGHKSASFHESTTVEIIWTVIPLLIVIGMALPATKTVVAMKDTTNSDITIKTTGYQWKWGYDYIKGEGEGISFLSTLSTSREAINNLAPKSNTYLMEVDNEMVVPVGKKVRLITTANDVIHAWTIPAFGVKQDAIPGFVRDTWFRADKIGTFRGQCSELCGAEHAFMPIVVKVVSQEDYSAWVAQKKKEMGAGGDDPSKVYTLDEQKERGAKVYAANCAACHQPNGKGAGAFPALDGSKVVNGPKAGQFNILLNGKNAMPKWAGVLSDGDIAAVITYTRNSWGNKTGEVIQTQEIITARGQ
- a CDS encoding ComF family protein, giving the protein MQFLVNLLASISTHLLPTACIICQQFQTESICATCLSTLENKSLIHYECCHQCGIPLQVRELNKKRCSCCVKHPPFFDETYCLDRYEGILQDALHQLKYQKRIVFAYGLAKAWDHIQFHLQEQCQADYLLPVPLSTEKLLSRGFNQSWELVRRIQYGRPAKKLPHAIKRHHHSHHQAGNTLSVRQDAVQEMFYIDSQYVNRLAGKTVIVFDDVMTSGATLNEIARILKANGVVRVINWALLRTTRLA
- a CDS encoding methyltransferase domain-containing protein produces the protein MTQPIRWLQDEIADRMLQKLDIVKLDVRDVLVVPDFPGMHLATFAKRFPHARIHSIAEEGSSTSQLWLAKILANWRSLFRSAHSNLISSYLSTGKFDLPDNSVDLVLSDLLLHDLADPKHFLQECWRVLREGGLIAFSYLGPDTGKELRSVGPLPFQIKNLLSPWDMHDMGDVLMAERFSDPVMDMEYLTLDYENSALLIADVQTLKLGDSASNSSNEMTDLPPKLTLEVVYGHAWAIGKHLAKAQDSVAYIDINQIGRKTR
- a CDS encoding twin transmembrane helix small protein; its protein translation is MKWIIPIVLLMIVASLGSALYYMMKDRGNSARMVHSLMLRIGLSVALFLGILLAHYFGFIEATGIKVGTH
- a CDS encoding DUF2970 domain-containing protein yields the protein MQSMKAVMWGFLGVRKKSGLQEDVASLSFVHIIIAGVVGALIFMAVLLLIVKAVVSH
- a CDS encoding SCO family protein, giving the protein MNIHFLRNICIALCILLLGACSPKPEFKNIDITGSTAFGKDFSLLDPDGAVKTLADFKGKVVVMFFGYTQCPDVCPTTLTEMQQTMTLLGTQSDKVQVLFVTVDPERDTAAILKQYVPSFDARFLGLRPADEAALEKVTKDFKIYYKKVPGNSPSSYTMDHAAGSYAFDPEGRLRLYIKHAQGPETLAHDLKELLK
- a CDS encoding heme A synthase, with amino-acid sequence MPSIVLFLELAAIAVVFAGLPLAYLWTRPGYSFFQKLNWVLVFMTFDLIVFGAFTRLTDSGLGCPDWPGCYGTSNPFHALSDIQQAESALPSGPVTVMKAWIEMIHRYLAMTVGTLILVQVALAFNKVKTLGKAPLFGSMGLLILVCLQGAFGAWTVTLKLQPIIVTIHLMLALVLFACLTAYAQQAWEEKISAVRTLGVKPLPAALLLIAFIALGIQIFLGAWVSTNYAVLACPDFPTCLGAAWPKTNYSEGFTLWRQLGLNAQGDFISPVALQTIHWTHRLFAVLVLVVFSFFGWRALNLSTSATPGLKRFAKLLFTLLALQILTGISNVVFQWPLLAALLHTAGSAALVFCLVRMGYWASWKSL
- the cyoE gene encoding heme o synthase; protein product: MNAANTSEAVVMPRWRQYWVLTKPRVTQLAVFCAVIGMFLATPGMVPYPVLFGGIIGIWLLAGAAFAVNCLIEQAVDAKMKRTSWRPSATGEVTPFHIIVFSIILGSLGMIILWNFCNPLTMWLTLATFVGYAVIYTWLLKPATPQNIVIGGLSGAMPPALGWAAVTNTLSAEAWLLVLIIFVWTPPHFWALALYRRDDYVQSGLPMLPVTHGERFTLLNIVLYTLILVAATLLPYIYGMSGMVYLISAIILGLMFLAYVVALFISYSDALAKKTFRFSITYLSLLFAALLIDHYFL
- the ctaD gene encoding cytochrome c oxidase subunit I; translation: MSTVSTTHDHAHDHAHEDHTPHGWRRWLFATNHKDIGTMYLIFSFISLLAGGVMALGIRLELFQPGLQFFRPEFFNQLTTMHGLVMVFGAIMPAFVGFANWMVPLQIGASDMAFARMNNFSFWILPVAATLLLSSFLVPGGAPAGGWTIYAPLTSQMGPGMDMAIFSLHLLGASSIMGSINIIVTILNMRAPGLTLMKMPMFCWTWLITAYLLIAVMPVLAGAITMVLTDRHFGTSFFSAVGGGDPIMFQHIFWFFGHPEVYIMILPAFGIISEIVPAFSRKTLFGYSSMVYATASIAILSFIVWAHHMFATGMPVTGQLFFMYATMLIAVPTGVKIFNWVATMWKGSMTFETPMLWAIGFIFVFTMGGFTGLILAMAPIDIGVQDTYYVVAHFHYVLVAGSLFAMFAGFYYWCPKWTGYMANETRGKIHFWASMIFFNITFFPMHFLGLAGMPRRYADYPTQFADFNMIASIGALGFGLAQVYFLLFVVLPAYSGKGEKAPMKPWDGAKGLEWTVPSPAPHHTFETPPSAEQMREAGI
- a CDS encoding cytochrome c oxidase assembly protein codes for the protein MVSTQSLNRQILIKLLIAAVMMFGFGYALVPMYKALCEVTGINVVTNKNDYGVRAFSPNKVGNTQVNYARTVTIEFDSNSRGPFTFKPVKNFLEVHPGEMTEIVYEVTNNQNRSVRAQAIPSYAPKSATEFFTKLECFCFQEQTLAANETKKMPVVFVIDAGLPDDVKTITLSYTFFELGLGGTPPAPKSKVVS
- a CDS encoding cytochrome c oxidase subunit 3; the encoded protein is MSSNSTPHYFVPGLSRHPAMAAFGLIGFAFGISGWVNHASWGGPLTLTGVAFVLYVLYNWFGDTIAESNAGKNGVNVDISYRWSMAWFIFSEIMFFGAFFAALFYARNIAMPWMGDVESKLIWPDFQAVWPNDGPAGLVEKFTTMGPWPVPTINTLLLLSSGVTITIAHHALVENHMKKAIIGLAATVGLGAIFLGFQMYEYYHAYHALNLKLTSGIYGSTFFMLTGFHGFHVFLGGTMLAIVLRRMIRGDFTAKHHFAFEGAAWYWHFVDVVWLGLYIAVYWM
- a CDS encoding SURF1 family protein, whose product is MTKRIVATVSALLIIALGCGAGFWQLTRAHTKIALAANLLARQQMPILSANAKTWALEEASERRMVARGQYIPEAAIWLDNRPRPIPAAGTTSSQSGFYLMMPLRLTDRDEVLWVNRGWAPRNNENRETLPPIKTPTGIVNVEGIVFAHPGKVYELGDGRPMASLDKPKIEQNFNLVAEGDLRGWTQAPFILREEKVGMEDGLLREWAPLTSGVDRHYAYAFQWFALAVCGFLFWLITGLRQYRRQGTGNRI
- a CDS encoding cytochrome oxidase small assembly protein translates to MAPKVLSGQYLHQHLTTLLKLRLVQSRCVKQEFNSSNKQALAANNRRLGFVLLSIVLTFFIGIVIKRSFLG